Proteins encoded within one genomic window of Dyadobacter chenhuakuii:
- a CDS encoding type II toxin-antitoxin system RelE/ParE family toxin, translated as MTKIRTITFYKHYFEEFIKEQTPKVQDKIYGVLLAITTLERIPSSYLKHIEGTKGLYEARIQLGSSIWRVFCFFDDHRLIVLLNGFQKKTEKTPRKEIEKAMRLMDEYYHTKHSNNGSYKLG; from the coding sequence ATGACGAAGATTAGGACTATCACATTTTACAAACACTATTTTGAAGAGTTTATCAAAGAGCAGACACCAAAGGTACAAGACAAAATTTATGGAGTGCTTTTGGCAATTACGACATTGGAACGCATCCCTTCAAGTTATTTGAAACACATTGAGGGTACAAAGGGTCTTTATGAAGCGCGCATTCAATTAGGATCTAGCATTTGGCGAGTGTTTTGCTTTTTTGACGATCATAGGCTTATCGTACTTTTAAACGGTTTTCAAAAGAAAACAGAAAAAACACCGAGAAAGGAGATCGAAAAGGCAATGCGGTTAATGGATGAATATTATCACACTAAACATAGTAACAATGGATCTTACAAACTGGGATGA
- a CDS encoding ABC transporter permease, protein MNQDKINFPWLLQMAWRDSRKNRSRLLLFISSIILGIAALVAIYSLGDNLRLNIDNQAATLIGADLALNTGKPVEGKAKTLVDSLGKTRSEERSFASMIYFPKNGGNRLAQVKALEGDFPYYGKFETIPVTAEQTFRSRQEALVDQSLMLQYQAKVGDSIKIGNVTFAIAGILEKAPGSTGLTSTVAPSVYIPMRYLAQTGLMQKGSRVAYRYYYKFAPETDVEKLAKQLEPRFEAGDLDYKTIQSQKEDTGRSFKDLTRFLALVGFVALLLGCIGVASAIHIYIREKLNSIAILRCLGVKGSQAFLIYLIQIAGIGIIGSILGAILGTTIQQFLPIVIKDFLPFELTTDISWLAIGQGLAIGVLISILFALPPLVSIRKVSPLNVLRVSLDAVKMERDPWAWVLYGLIVVFIYGFAFLQMQTWIEALVFTASILASFVVLYAFASLLMWLVRKFFPTSWSYLWRQGLANLYRPNNQTSILVVSIGLGTCLVCTLFFVQTILLNRVKMSSSGNQPNIVLFDIQGSQKEAVLAIAKAQNIPVNQNVAIVNMRLEEVNGKTASDFEGDTTAEQSRRIFGREYRVTFRDSLSSTEKLTKGNWKGTYKSTDGLIPISVEQGFADRSRLKLGDTLVFNVQGTMMSTTVSSLREVNWGEVQTNFLVVFPTGVLEEAPQFHVMLTHVPNPQASAVFQQSIVRQFPNISIIDLALVLRVLDDIFNKIGFVIRFMAGFSILTGLIVLIASVLISKYQRLQESVLLRTLGASRKQIFSITALEYFFLGSLAAFTGILLSLIGSWLLAKFSFEAEFKPEFIPILIVFLFVSLMTVFIGLINSRGILSRPPLEVLRQDV, encoded by the coding sequence ATGAATCAAGATAAAATTAATTTCCCCTGGTTATTGCAAATGGCATGGCGTGACAGCCGGAAAAACCGCTCGCGGCTGCTCCTTTTCATCTCATCCATTATCCTCGGAATTGCTGCCCTTGTGGCCATTTACTCCCTGGGTGATAACCTCAGATTGAACATTGATAACCAGGCGGCAACATTAATAGGCGCTGACCTGGCCCTTAATACCGGAAAACCTGTTGAAGGAAAGGCAAAAACGCTTGTGGATTCTTTGGGAAAAACCAGGTCTGAGGAGCGCAGTTTTGCCTCTATGATTTATTTTCCGAAAAATGGCGGAAACAGACTTGCTCAGGTCAAGGCCCTGGAAGGCGACTTTCCTTATTATGGAAAGTTCGAGACCATTCCGGTTACTGCCGAACAAACATTCCGGTCACGGCAAGAAGCGCTTGTAGATCAAAGCCTTATGCTGCAATATCAGGCAAAAGTCGGCGATTCGATCAAGATCGGTAATGTTACTTTTGCCATTGCCGGAATTTTGGAAAAAGCGCCTGGCTCAACGGGACTTACGAGCACAGTTGCGCCATCGGTTTACATTCCCATGCGCTATCTGGCCCAAACGGGTTTAATGCAGAAAGGAAGCCGCGTCGCTTACCGCTATTATTACAAATTCGCGCCGGAGACAGATGTTGAAAAGCTTGCCAAGCAGCTTGAACCCCGTTTTGAAGCCGGTGATCTGGACTATAAAACCATTCAATCCCAAAAAGAAGACACGGGCAGATCATTCAAAGATCTGACACGTTTTTTAGCGTTGGTAGGATTTGTCGCATTGCTTTTGGGCTGCATCGGCGTTGCGAGCGCCATTCATATTTACATTCGTGAAAAACTCAACTCAATTGCTATCCTGCGCTGTCTGGGTGTAAAAGGCTCTCAGGCGTTTTTAATTTATTTGATCCAGATTGCAGGAATCGGCATCATTGGTTCTATACTGGGCGCTATCCTGGGCACGACCATTCAGCAATTTTTACCGATCGTGATCAAGGATTTTCTGCCTTTTGAACTTACTACGGACATTTCCTGGCTTGCAATCGGACAAGGTTTGGCTATTGGTGTGCTAATTTCAATCCTTTTTGCATTGCCTCCGCTTGTTTCCATCCGTAAGGTTTCGCCGCTGAATGTGCTGCGCGTTTCGCTGGATGCGGTGAAGATGGAAAGAGATCCGTGGGCGTGGGTGCTTTACGGCCTGATTGTCGTGTTTATTTACGGCTTCGCATTTCTGCAAATGCAAACGTGGATCGAAGCATTGGTCTTTACGGCCAGCATTCTGGCTTCGTTTGTTGTGTTATATGCATTCGCAAGTTTGCTTATGTGGCTCGTCCGCAAGTTTTTCCCTACGTCGTGGAGCTATTTATGGCGACAGGGCCTGGCTAATTTGTATCGTCCCAACAACCAAACTTCCATTCTGGTTGTCTCCATCGGTCTCGGCACTTGTCTGGTCTGCACCTTGTTTTTTGTTCAAACGATTTTGCTCAACCGGGTTAAAATGTCGTCCAGCGGAAACCAGCCGAACATTGTCCTTTTTGACATTCAGGGCAGTCAGAAAGAAGCTGTGCTGGCAATTGCAAAAGCGCAGAATATTCCTGTTAACCAGAACGTTGCGATCGTAAACATGCGGTTGGAAGAAGTGAATGGAAAAACAGCATCCGACTTTGAAGGCGACACCACAGCCGAGCAATCCCGCCGCATCTTCGGCCGCGAATACCGCGTAACATTCAGGGATTCATTGAGTTCCACAGAAAAACTGACCAAAGGAAATTGGAAGGGCACTTACAAGAGCACCGACGGCCTCATCCCCATTTCTGTTGAGCAGGGATTTGCAGACCGGAGCAGGCTCAAACTAGGTGATACGCTGGTTTTCAATGTGCAGGGAACCATGATGTCGACCACCGTTTCCAGTTTACGCGAAGTGAACTGGGGCGAAGTCCAGACCAACTTCCTGGTTGTTTTCCCAACCGGCGTGCTAGAAGAAGCACCTCAGTTTCACGTTATGCTTACGCATGTGCCCAATCCGCAGGCATCGGCCGTTTTTCAGCAATCCATCGTGCGCCAGTTTCCCAACATTTCAATCATCGATCTGGCATTGGTACTTCGTGTTTTGGATGATATTTTCAATAAAATCGGTTTCGTGATCCGCTTTATGGCAGGTTTCAGCATTCTTACGGGACTAATTGTGCTGATTGCTTCGGTATTGATCAGCAAATACCAGCGCTTACAGGAAAGTGTGCTGCTCCGGACATTAGGCGCTAGTCGTAAACAGATCTTCTCCATTACGGCATTGGAATACTTCTTCCTGGGATCACTGGCCGCTTTTACAGGCATTCTGCTTTCGCTGATCGGGAGCTGGTTACTGGCAAAGTTCAGTTTTGAAGCCGAATTTAAGCCTGAGTTTATACCAATACTTATAGTCTTTTTATTCGTGTCTTTGATGACCGTTTTCATTGGGCTCATCAATAGCCGGGGCATTCTTTCGCGCCCGCCGTTGGAAGTCCTGCGCCAGGACGTGTAG
- a CDS encoding RagB/SusD family nutrient uptake outer membrane protein, whose amino-acid sequence MKKKLSLIFAVASLLFVTNACTDLEEQVLDETLKANLSPDEAANGLIAPVYALLPNLFQHTTYFALNEISTDEAILPYRGGTDWGDNGIYLALHQHNTTATDPNVTSTWNTLSQSISRSITAITGLKDSKSTTAALYAAEARGMRAYYNMIMLDMYGVVFVKDDPNVASVIIRGDEAVKYIESELLAIEPIVQPKSVVGPGRLNQVAVWGLLARLNLNAAVYRNIYAPTFTFSPADMDKVIQYTDKIIASGQAKLSPDYFAIFGNQNHTNQELIFAVDQRSDLNGHNRLAYFSISGDQFPLAAFPAANGTDGPAITSDFYQSWVQAYGAVDPKRDPRFYQENMSVYSNTADTCVKDSDYKINRGILRGQQYGALRVNGAFVRCPDGKLKVGKLAYITRNRADLPVSFGELVDFTTAGSNYNTGFRVAKYEFGSESNTGRNKGDADIVILRLADIYMMRAEAKLRKSNDAAAALADVNIVRASRTATTPPPALTTMNLDLLFRERGFEFYWEMLRRSDMIRFGKYEGKWTEKSNADVKKRIFPIPQGAIDGASNTPGYLVQNEGY is encoded by the coding sequence ATGAAAAAGAAATTATCACTCATATTTGCGGTTGCGAGCTTACTATTTGTCACAAATGCCTGCACCGATCTTGAAGAGCAGGTTTTGGACGAAACGCTTAAAGCCAATTTGTCTCCCGACGAAGCTGCAAACGGCCTGATAGCACCCGTTTACGCATTGCTGCCCAACTTGTTCCAGCATACGACCTATTTTGCGCTCAACGAAATATCCACCGACGAGGCCATCCTACCCTATCGCGGCGGAACCGACTGGGGCGATAACGGAATTTATCTGGCGCTGCACCAGCACAATACAACGGCTACGGATCCGAATGTTACCAGCACCTGGAACACATTATCGCAATCCATTTCCAGGTCGATCACGGCTATCACCGGTTTGAAAGATTCCAAGTCGACCACGGCGGCACTTTATGCTGCGGAAGCTCGGGGCATGCGTGCATATTATAACATGATTATGCTGGATATGTACGGCGTCGTTTTTGTGAAGGACGATCCCAATGTGGCTTCCGTGATCATCAGAGGTGACGAAGCTGTGAAATACATTGAAAGTGAACTCCTTGCTATTGAGCCGATTGTACAACCTAAATCTGTGGTTGGCCCTGGAAGGCTGAACCAGGTTGCCGTTTGGGGTCTACTAGCACGCCTTAATTTGAATGCAGCGGTTTACCGCAACATTTACGCACCGACGTTCACGTTTTCACCTGCGGATATGGACAAAGTAATCCAGTATACCGACAAAATCATTGCCTCAGGGCAAGCCAAACTGTCACCGGATTACTTCGCGATTTTCGGCAACCAAAACCATACGAACCAGGAGCTGATATTCGCAGTGGACCAGCGTTCCGATTTGAATGGTCACAATCGTCTGGCTTATTTCTCCATCTCGGGCGACCAGTTTCCACTCGCAGCATTTCCAGCGGCAAACGGAACGGACGGCCCCGCCATCACATCCGACTTTTACCAGTCGTGGGTGCAGGCATATGGCGCAGTTGATCCCAAACGAGATCCTCGGTTTTATCAGGAAAATATGTCTGTGTATTCCAACACAGCAGATACATGCGTGAAGGATTCTGATTACAAGATCAACCGCGGCATTCTCCGCGGTCAGCAATATGGTGCATTGCGTGTCAATGGCGCATTTGTAAGATGTCCGGATGGCAAGCTGAAAGTAGGTAAATTGGCCTACATCACCCGTAACCGGGCCGACTTGCCTGTAAGTTTTGGCGAACTAGTTGACTTTACGACGGCTGGAAGTAACTATAACACAGGTTTCCGCGTTGCGAAATACGAGTTCGGCAGCGAATCCAATACAGGCCGTAACAAAGGGGATGCGGACATTGTAATCCTGCGCCTTGCAGACATTTACATGATGCGTGCCGAAGCCAAATTGCGTAAAAGCAACGATGCCGCCGCAGCATTGGCAGACGTAAACATCGTAAGGGCATCCAGAACCGCCACTACGCCGCCACCCGCATTAACAACCATGAACCTCGACCTGCTATTCCGCGAAAGAGGTTTCGAATTCTACTGGGAAATGCTCCGCCGCAGCGACATGATCCGTTTCGGCAAATACGAAGGAAAATGGACCGAAAAATCCAATGCCGACGTAAAGAAACGCATCTTCCCAATTCCCCAGGGCGCCATCGACGGCGCATCGAATACGCCTGGATATCTGGTACAGAATGAGGGTTATTGA
- a CDS encoding SusC/RagA family TonB-linked outer membrane protein: MKKTLTLLVKTGTLSICLLQGAAIYGPHAAAAAILPVSGSLSSHFEADMRVMQDVTLTGKVLTDGTTDGLPGVTVVVTPVGGGSKQGATTDENGVFTISSLQTGVRYNLEFSYIGFEKQSLNDFLLTESNNSSIEIKLKESTSNLSEVVVVGYGTTVKKDITGSVKSLKSSEFNTGIINSPEQLLQGKVSGVNITSATGEPGAKTSITVRGPGGIRTGSTPLFVVDGMALDNSGTGGDTNPLNFINPQDIESMDVLKDASATAIYGARGANGVILITTKKGKSGQASVTYSGSLGISKMARPLDVLSGPEFLTEAAKLGGTVIDGGANTDWQKEISRSATTHNHNISVGGGTDKMTYYGSFGAQKQQGILKGSQQDRYTGRINLSQKLLNDRVTLDVNLNATNTKNRRPNIQGMIGGAITANPTYAPYDANGEPFQYQDGTNPLIPLRLYKEVLNTNRVLASISPSVTIIKGLVYKLNFGLDNSTATQDKQTLPNAVPFEIGRLENYQTKNSNSLIENYLTYTANSKNHSFSALVGHSFQRISLSGKNFSINKFPISDIEPINNPNLGQDLTLILNAPGGYARINELQSFFGRVNYGFKDRYLATATLRVDGSSKFGANNKYGSFPSFSLGWRISEEEFMKSSPFSDLKLRAGWGSTGNQEIPSKITQARFTSVVSPTTSYPIGTGSYPAGTTNTRLANPNIQWEVSKQTDIGLDFALFKGALSGEIDYFTKTSEKILLEVIPADPIQPAGVFWTNVPDMKIKNQGLEVDLNYRESLDNGLRYSFGGNITFIKNNVTGSPYSVIPSGAAQGPGLTSATINGYINNQPIGTFFLKEFTGFDEKGISTFRDVDGDGIVTDKDRVAAGTALPTRMYNFNGNVSFKGFDLTANFNGVAGNKVYDNTANSNFFKLRLSKGLNVTRESFAEAAESVNNSAPVSTRYLKNGAYLRLNNLALGYNLNTTKLGINKWVQTVRVSVTGQNLVVWTKYTGYDPEVNNDRNINEITSYGVDYLSYPKAKTILFGLNIGF, from the coding sequence ATGAAAAAAACTTTGACTCTATTAGTCAAAACCGGGACACTTAGCATTTGCCTGTTGCAGGGCGCGGCCATTTATGGGCCACATGCAGCGGCAGCGGCTATATTGCCGGTTTCGGGAAGTTTATCGAGCCATTTCGAAGCCGACATGCGTGTAATGCAGGACGTTACGCTCACAGGAAAAGTGCTCACAGACGGCACGACAGACGGATTGCCCGGTGTTACGGTGGTTGTTACACCCGTTGGCGGTGGCAGCAAGCAAGGCGCCACAACAGACGAAAATGGTGTCTTCACCATTTCGAGCCTTCAAACAGGAGTTCGTTACAACCTGGAATTCAGCTATATAGGTTTTGAAAAACAATCTCTGAACGATTTTTTACTCACAGAATCCAATAACAGTTCGATTGAAATCAAACTAAAAGAATCAACATCCAACCTGAGTGAAGTGGTGGTTGTGGGTTACGGAACGACTGTTAAGAAAGACATCACGGGATCAGTTAAATCTTTGAAAAGCAGCGAGTTCAATACGGGTATCATTAACTCACCGGAACAATTGCTGCAAGGTAAAGTTTCAGGCGTGAACATTACTTCGGCAACCGGTGAACCGGGTGCAAAAACCAGCATTACCGTTCGCGGGCCGGGTGGGATACGCACGGGAAGCACGCCGCTTTTTGTCGTGGACGGAATGGCGTTGGATAATAGCGGAACCGGCGGCGATACAAACCCGCTAAATTTCATCAATCCACAGGACATTGAGTCAATGGATGTTTTGAAAGATGCCTCTGCGACAGCGATTTATGGTGCACGCGGTGCCAATGGTGTTATTTTAATTACAACTAAAAAAGGAAAATCGGGACAAGCCAGCGTGACCTATTCAGGATCATTGGGGATATCCAAGATGGCCCGTCCGCTGGATGTGTTATCAGGCCCGGAATTTCTTACCGAAGCTGCCAAACTGGGCGGTACGGTGATTGACGGCGGCGCAAATACGGATTGGCAAAAAGAAATATCCCGGAGCGCAACCACGCATAACCACAACATTTCAGTAGGCGGTGGAACAGATAAAATGACCTATTACGGATCATTCGGCGCGCAAAAACAACAGGGTATTTTGAAAGGTAGCCAGCAGGACCGTTACACAGGCCGCATTAACCTATCCCAGAAGTTGCTGAACGACCGCGTTACATTGGATGTGAATCTGAATGCTACCAATACCAAAAATAGACGGCCTAACATTCAGGGAATGATCGGTGGCGCTATAACGGCGAACCCGACTTATGCGCCTTACGACGCGAATGGCGAACCGTTTCAGTATCAGGATGGAACCAACCCGCTGATCCCGCTGAGATTATACAAAGAAGTTTTGAACACAAACCGTGTCCTGGCATCTATTTCGCCTTCGGTGACCATCATTAAGGGTTTGGTTTATAAGCTGAATTTCGGTCTTGATAATTCTACGGCAACCCAGGACAAGCAAACCTTGCCGAATGCTGTTCCGTTCGAGATCGGCCGTCTGGAAAATTACCAGACAAAAAACAGTAATAGCCTGATCGAAAATTACCTGACGTATACTGCAAATAGTAAGAACCACAGTTTCAGCGCACTGGTTGGTCACTCTTTCCAGCGCATTTCATTGTCCGGAAAAAATTTCAGCATTAATAAATTCCCGATTTCGGACATTGAGCCTATCAATAACCCGAACCTTGGTCAGGATTTGACATTGATCCTGAACGCTCCGGGCGGTTATGCTCGTATTAATGAGCTGCAATCGTTCTTTGGAAGGGTAAACTATGGTTTCAAAGACAGATATCTGGCAACGGCAACACTTCGCGTGGACGGCTCATCCAAGTTTGGAGCTAATAATAAATACGGCTCATTCCCGTCATTCTCATTGGGTTGGAGAATTTCTGAGGAAGAATTCATGAAATCGTCTCCTTTTTCGGACCTGAAACTTCGTGCAGGTTGGGGATCAACTGGAAATCAGGAAATCCCTTCTAAAATTACACAGGCCCGTTTCACATCAGTTGTCTCACCCACAACAAGTTACCCAATCGGAACAGGCTCCTACCCTGCCGGGACCACCAACACCAGGCTGGCTAACCCGAACATTCAATGGGAAGTGTCGAAGCAAACGGATATAGGGCTTGACTTCGCTTTGTTCAAAGGCGCATTGAGTGGTGAAATCGACTATTTTACCAAAACATCTGAGAAAATATTATTGGAAGTAATTCCTGCCGACCCTATCCAGCCAGCCGGTGTTTTCTGGACCAACGTACCTGATATGAAGATCAAAAACCAGGGGCTTGAAGTTGATTTGAATTACCGCGAATCACTGGACAATGGACTGCGCTACTCTTTTGGTGGTAACATTACATTTATCAAAAATAACGTAACCGGTTCTCCTTATTCGGTAATCCCATCGGGCGCTGCCCAGGGCCCGGGCCTCACGTCGGCGACCATTAACGGATACATTAACAATCAGCCGATCGGAACATTCTTCCTGAAAGAATTTACAGGTTTTGACGAAAAAGGAATCAGCACATTCAGGGACGTGGATGGAGACGGAATTGTGACAGACAAGGACCGCGTTGCTGCCGGGACGGCACTTCCTACCCGGATGTACAATTTCAATGGTAATGTGTCTTTCAAAGGTTTTGATTTGACGGCAAACTTCAACGGTGTGGCTGGAAACAAGGTTTATGACAACACGGCCAACTCCAATTTCTTTAAGCTGAGATTATCCAAAGGTTTGAATGTCACCCGCGAATCATTTGCAGAAGCAGCTGAATCAGTGAACAATTCGGCGCCTGTGTCAACAAGATATTTGAAAAACGGCGCTTATCTGAGGTTGAATAACCTTGCATTGGGATACAACCTGAATACCACGAAACTGGGCATCAACAAATGGGTGCAGACTGTGCGCGTGTCGGTTACAGGCCAGAACCTCGTGGTATGGACCAAATACACAGGTTACGATCCTGAGGTGAACAACGACCGCAATATCAATGAGATTACTTCTTACGGCGTTGATTATCTGAGTTATCCAAAGGCTAAAACAATCCTTTTTGGTCTAAACATTGGCTTTTAA
- a CDS encoding ABC transporter ATP-binding protein, producing the protein MDTILDLQQVSKIYKSGDRSLTVLDNINFSIAAGSTMSIVGPSGSGKTTLLGLCAGLDRSTSGTVELHGTRLNGLNEDQLASVRNQYVGFIFQNFQLLPTLTALENVMVPLELRGEKNIKPRALDLLDKVGLAERSHHYPTQLSGGEQQRVSLARAFSNKPQILFADEPTGNLDAETSEKVVKLLFDLNREAGTTLVLVTHDLELAAKTQRIIRIKGGKLVE; encoded by the coding sequence ATGGATACCATACTCGATCTGCAACAGGTTAGTAAAATATATAAAAGTGGCGACCGTTCGCTGACCGTTTTAGACAATATCAATTTTTCAATCGCAGCCGGCTCAACGATGTCGATCGTGGGGCCTTCCGGAAGCGGAAAAACTACACTTCTGGGCTTGTGCGCAGGTTTGGACCGGTCTACATCCGGAACCGTTGAGCTGCACGGAACGAGGCTTAATGGTCTCAATGAAGATCAGCTGGCCTCCGTCCGGAACCAATATGTAGGTTTCATATTCCAAAATTTCCAATTGCTTCCCACGCTTACTGCACTCGAAAACGTCATGGTCCCGCTGGAATTACGAGGCGAAAAGAACATTAAGCCCCGCGCGCTGGACCTGCTCGATAAAGTAGGCCTTGCCGAAAGAAGCCATCATTATCCTACCCAGTTATCCGGCGGAGAACAGCAACGCGTTTCCCTTGCCCGGGCATTTTCCAATAAACCGCAGATCCTTTTTGCCGACGAACCGACCGGGAACCTGGACGCAGAAACCAGCGAAAAAGTGGTAAAACTACTTTTCGACCTCAACCGGGAAGCCGGAACGACGCTTGTGCTGGTAACGCACGATCTGGAACTGGCTGCAAAAACGCAACGCATTATTCGCATTAAAGGCGGCAAACTGGTTGAATGA
- a CDS encoding arylesterase, whose protein sequence is MNRFVFIAKMLLIGAILTSCNSKNKETAEQKDSVKTTSKTPASAKKTIVFFGNSLTAGYGLDDPSQAFAGLIQKRIDSLGLSYKVINAGVSGETTSGGNSRIDWLLKQPLDIFVLELGGNDGLRGIPVSETRKNLQAILDKVRAKYPDAKLVLAGMQIPPNMGQKYASEFKAVYAEIADKNKITLIPFLLEGVGGESKLNLPDGIHPTAEGHKILAENVWVRIKDLL, encoded by the coding sequence ATGAATCGCTTTGTTTTTATAGCCAAAATGCTGCTTATAGGCGCCATTCTGACTTCTTGCAACAGTAAAAATAAAGAAACTGCCGAACAGAAGGACTCGGTAAAAACAACTTCAAAAACCCCTGCCAGTGCCAAAAAGACCATTGTGTTTTTTGGAAACAGCCTTACCGCGGGATACGGACTGGATGATCCTTCGCAAGCATTTGCCGGTTTAATCCAAAAACGCATTGATTCCCTGGGACTCAGTTATAAGGTGATCAATGCTGGCGTGAGCGGCGAAACCACCTCAGGCGGAAACAGCCGGATCGACTGGCTTCTGAAACAGCCTCTGGATATTTTTGTGCTGGAACTGGGCGGTAACGATGGGTTAAGGGGCATCCCGGTTTCGGAAACCAGGAAGAACCTGCAAGCCATTCTGGACAAAGTGCGGGCAAAATATCCCGATGCTAAACTTGTATTGGCAGGCATGCAAATCCCGCCTAATATGGGACAGAAATATGCTTCGGAATTCAAAGCCGTTTATGCGGAGATTGCTGATAAAAATAAAATTACCCTTATTCCATTCTTACTGGAAGGTGTAGGTGGCGAAAGCAAACTAAACCTGCCCGACGGCATTCACCCGACTGCGGAAGGACACAAAATCCTTGCTGAAAACGTTTGGGTGCGGATTAAGGACCTGCTTTAA
- a CDS encoding alpha/beta hydrolase: MKRTTLLILLICSFICHFSPAATVDTVQVYSNIMKKSLKTVVIRPSQYDSGRAYPVVYLLHGYSGNHADWISKAKGFETAADTHNMIIVCPDGGYSSWYWDSPVDAQSQYETYVSKELVSFIDSKYKTIKDRAGRGITGLSMGGHGALYLAFRHQDVFGAAGSMSGGVDIRPFPNNWNMADRLGKYADQPERWEKNTVINMLHLLTPNSLALIIDCGVDDFFFKVNEKLHEQLVYRNIPHDYLVRPGAHNWPYWTNAVQYQLLFMSNYFNKKPNPSN; encoded by the coding sequence ATGAAACGAACCACCCTTTTAATTCTGCTGATTTGCTCATTTATCTGCCATTTTTCCCCGGCAGCCACTGTCGACACTGTTCAGGTTTATAGTAATATCATGAAAAAAAGCCTTAAAACAGTCGTTATAAGGCCATCTCAGTATGATTCGGGTCGAGCCTATCCGGTTGTTTACCTGCTCCATGGATACAGCGGCAACCACGCCGACTGGATTTCGAAGGCGAAAGGCTTTGAAACGGCGGCCGATACTCATAATATGATCATTGTATGCCCGGACGGCGGTTACAGCAGCTGGTATTGGGATAGCCCGGTGGACGCACAGTCGCAATATGAGACCTATGTTTCCAAAGAACTGGTTTCCTTTATTGATTCAAAATATAAAACCATTAAGGACCGCGCTGGTCGGGGCATTACGGGTTTGAGCATGGGCGGGCATGGCGCGCTTTATCTTGCTTTCAGGCATCAGGATGTTTTTGGGGCAGCGGGCAGCATGAGCGGCGGCGTGGATATCAGGCCGTTCCCGAATAACTGGAACATGGCCGACCGACTGGGAAAATACGCCGACCAGCCGGAAAGATGGGAGAAGAACACGGTCATTAATATGCTGCACCTGCTGACGCCGAACTCACTGGCTTTAATCATCGACTGCGGCGTGGACGATTTCTTTTTTAAGGTGAATGAAAAGTTGCACGAACAGCTCGTTTACAGAAATATCCCGCACGATTATCTTGTCCGGCCGGGTGCCCATAATTGGCCTTACTGGACGAATGCAGTACAATATCAGTTGCTTTTTATGAGTAACTATTTCAATAAAAAGCCAAATCCTTCCAATTAA
- a CDS encoding helix-turn-helix domain-containing protein, which yields MDLTNWDDLKDEIYGKVGTERRDRLDRDFESFKIGLLLRKAREDKALTQAQLGEIINKKREYISRVENDGSNLTLKTLYDIVEKGLGGKVKIELEF from the coding sequence ATGGATCTTACAAACTGGGATGACCTCAAAGACGAGATTTATGGCAAAGTCGGGACCGAGCGAAGAGATAGATTAGACAGAGATTTTGAAAGCTTCAAAATCGGATTGCTCCTCAGAAAAGCCCGGGAAGACAAAGCCCTTACCCAAGCTCAGCTTGGCGAAATCATTAACAAGAAGCGGGAATATATTTCAAGAGTTGAAAACGACGGAAGCAATCTGACGCTTAAAACACTTTATGATATAGTTGAAAAGGGATTAGGTGGGAAAGTGAAGATTGAGCTAGAATTTTAA
- a CDS encoding lmo0937 family membrane protein — protein MGNLLYTIAVILVILWLIGYFGFASFGMGNIIHILLVIAVVAIILRLIRGDRVV, from the coding sequence ATGGGAAATCTTCTTTATACAATAGCTGTCATTTTGGTCATTCTGTGGCTAATCGGCTATTTCGGCTTTGCTAGCTTTGGAATGGGTAACATTATTCACATTCTTTTGGTGATTGCAGTTGTTGCAATAATTCTTCGATTGATTCGTGGCGACAGGGTTGTGTAA